Proteins from one Falco cherrug isolate bFalChe1 chromosome 7, bFalChe1.pri, whole genome shotgun sequence genomic window:
- the FLRT2 gene encoding leucine-rich repeat transmembrane protein FLRT2, with translation MGSWTRMWPTDWAVLMKSWLIFSLGLYVQVSKTLACPKVCRCDRNFVYCNERSLTSVPLGIPEGVTVLYLHNNQINNAGFPAELHNVQSVHTVYLYGNQLDEFPMNLPKNVRVLHLQENNIQTISRAALAQLLKLEELHLDDNSISTVGVEDGAFQEAISLKLLFLSKNHLSSVPVGLPVDLQELRVDENRIAVISDLAFQNLTSLERLIVDGNLLTNKGIAEGTFSHLSKLKEFSIVRNSLTYPPPDLPGTHLLRLYLQDNQITHIPLTAFSNLHKLERLDISNNQLRMLVKGVFDNLHNLRQLTVRNNPWLCDCSIKWVTEWLKFIPASINVRGFMCQGPEQVRGMAVRELNMNMLSCPTTTPGLPLVITPVPDAAMPTTLVPTSSVPPPSSKYNPLTPTIATLPTVPDREDRERVTPPVSERIQLSIHFVNDTCIQVNWMSLFTVMAYKLTWVKMGHSLVGGIVQERIVSGEKQHLSLVNLEPKSTYRICLVPLDTYNNYRTAEDTVCSEATTKASFLSNGSNIPSSHEQTTSQNLGSPFLLAGLIGGAVIFVLVVLLSIFCWHMHKKGRYTSQKWKYNRGRRKDDYCEAGTKKDNSILEMTETSFQIVSLNNDQLLKGDFRLQPIYTPNGGINYTDCHIPNNMRYCNSNVSDLEHCHT, from the coding sequence ATGGGTTCTTGGACTAGAATGTGGCCCACAGATTGGGCTGTCCTCATGAAATCATGGCTTATCTTTTCCCTGGGGCTCTATGTGCAGGTCTCCAAAACCCTGGCCTGCCCAAAAGTGTGCCGCTGTGATCGAAACTTTGTCTACTGTAATGAGCGAAGCTTGACCTCAGTGCCTCTTGGGATACCGGAGGGTGTAACCGTCCTCTACCTCCATAATAACCAAATTAATAATGCTGGATTTCCTGCAGAGTTGCACAATGTCCAGTCTGTGCACACAGTCTACCTATACGGCAACCAATTGGATGAATTCCCCATGAACCTGCCCAAGAATGTCAGGGTTCTCCACCTGCAGGAAAACAACATTCAGACCATTTCTCGGGCTGCCCTCGCTCAGCTTCTGAAGCTGGAAGAGCTACACCTTGATGACAACTCCATTTCCACTGTTGGCGTTGAGGATGGGGCATTCCAGGAAGCCATCAGCCTCAAGCTTCTGTTCTTGTCCAAGAATCACTTAAGTAGCGTACCAGTAGGCCTTCCGGTGGACTTACAAGAACTTCGAGTAGATGAAAACCGAATTGCTGTCATTTCAGATCTGGCCTTCCAGAATCTTACAAGTCTGGAGCGTCTGATTGTGGATGGCAATCTCCTTACTAATAAAGGCATAGCTGAAGGTACCTTCAGCCACCTCTCCAAGCTCAAGGAATTCTCAATAGTACGGAATTCACTGACCTACCCTCCTCCTGATCTTCCAGGTACACATCTGCTAAGGCTCTACTTGCAGGACAACCAGATAACCCATATACCACTCACAGCCTTTTCAAACCTCCACAAGCTGGAACGTCTTGATATTTCTAACAATCAACTTCGGATGTTGGTAAAGGGGGTATTTGATAATCTCCACAACCTGAGGCAACTCACTGTAAGGAATAATCCCTGGTTGTGTGACTGTAGTATTAAGTGGGTCACTGAATGGCTCAAATTTATTCCCGCTTCCATCAATGTACGGGGTTTTATGTGCCAGGGACCAGAGCAGGTCCGAGGTATGGCAGTCAGGGAGCTCAATATGAATATGTTGTCatgccccaccaccacccctggtCTGCCACTTGTCATCACCCCCGTCCCTGACGCAGCCATGCCAACTACATTAGTTCCCACCTCATCAGTTCCTCCCCCAAGTAGCAAATATAATCCTCTCACTCCCACCATAGCCACACTCCCCACTGTGCCTGACAGGGAGGACAGAGAAAGGGTGACACCTCCTGTATCCGAACGGATTCAACTCTCCATCCATTTTGTGAATGACACTTGCATCCAAGTTAACTGGATGTCTCTTTTTACCGTGATGGCGTATAAACTCACATGGGTTAAAATGGGCCATAGTCTGGTAGGAGGAATTGTGCAGGAACGAATAGTTAGTGGTGAGAAGCAACACTTAAGCTTGGTAAATCTGGAGCCCAAATCCACCTATCGGATTTGTTTGGTTCCACTGGATACTTATAACAATTACCGAACTGCAGAAGACACTGTCTGCTCAGAAGCTACAACCAAGGCTTCCTTTTTGAGCAACGGCAGCAACATCCCCTCCAGCCACGAGCAGACGACTTCTCAGAACCTGGGCTCCCCATTTCTGCTGGCAGGGTTGATTGGGGGTGCAGTGATATTTGTCCTCGTGGTCCTGCTCAGCATTTTTTGCTGGCACATGCACAAAAAAGGGCGTTACACCTCCCAGAAGTGGAAATACAACCGGGGCCGTCGGAAAGATGACTACTGTGAGGCAGGGACCAAGAAGGACAACTCCATCCTGGAGATGACGGAAACCAGCTTCCAGATTGTCTCCTTAAATAATGATCAGCTCCTTAAAGGAGATTTCAGACTGCAGCCCATTTATACCCCAAACGGGGGCATTAACTACACAGACTGCCACATCCCCAACAACATGCGATACTGCAACAGCAATGTCTCAGACCTGGAGCACTGTCATACGTGA